Within Spinacia oleracea cultivar Varoflay chromosome 4, BTI_SOV_V1, whole genome shotgun sequence, the genomic segment TAGGAATAGCATTCATATTTTGTATGATGATTCTGGGAAGAAGCTTAGCACTACTCAGGAAATTCAGGAAGAAGTTAGCTCTTTCTATAAGCAGTTGATTGGTACTGCAGCTAGCTCCTTGATGGGTGTGGATGTTGGAGTGGTTAGGAAAGGGAAGCAGCTTTGTGCTGCTGATGCAGAAATGTTGGTGGTTCCTGTCTCAGATGCAGAAATTGATGCAGCTATCAAAGGTATTGATATCAATAAAGCCCCTGGGCTTGATGGTTTCaatagtttgttctttcttaAAGCTTGGGAGATTGTGAAAGCAGATGTTTATGAAGCAGTGAGAGAGTTTTTCAGAACTGGAGTGATGTTAAAGCAAGTGAACAACACCTCAGTTACTCTGGTACCTAGATTCAGAATGCTTCATGTGTGAAGGATTTTAGGCCAATTGTTTGCTGCTCAGTTGTCTACAAAATTATCTCTAAAATCCTTACTGCTAGAATGCAAGGTGTTATTGGTACAGGTGTAAATTGTTCTCAATCTGGTTTCATCCCTGGTagatccatttctgataatattttgctGGCTTGTGAGTTGGTGAAGTGTTATTCTAGAAAACATGTCTCTCCTAGGTGTATGATTAAGGTGGATCTGAAAAAAGCCTATGATTCCTTGGAATGGCCTTTCTTGAAAACCATGCTGTCAGAGCTAGGATTCCCTGTGAAGTTTGTGAATTGGGTGATGCAGTGTCTTTATTCTGTTTCTTATTCCATTTTGATAAATGGCTGTCCCACTAAACCAATTCCTGCAAAGAAAGGGttgagacaaggtgatcccatTTCACCTTACTTGTTTGCTTTGGGTATGGAATATCTGTCAAGGTGTCTTGCTGCTCTTGCTGAAGATACTAACTTCTCTTATCACCCTAGATGCAAAAAGCTGGATCTCACccatatgatgtttgctgatgatttgtTGATGTTCTCCAGAGCTGATGAGGGTGCTGTGAAAGCTCTTTTTGATGCTTTTACCAAGTTTTCTTTGGCTTCTGGTTTGGAAGCTAATTTGCACAAAAGTGAAGTCTACTTGGCTGGTGTTTCTGATCATGTTGCTTCCAATATTGTTAACTCAATTGGGGTTCCTCAGGGATCTTTCCCATTCAGATACTTGGGTGTCCCTCTTACAACTAGGAAGCTCTCCTTCACAGACTGCAAGCCACTCATTGatagaactgttgctagaatcaAGAGCTGGACTTCTAAGTTTCTATCATATGCAGGTAGGCTGCAACTGGTGAAATCTGTACTCTTTGGTATCCAACTTTACTGGTGTCAGATTTTTGTTATGCCTAAAAAGGTGATGAAGGAGATTcagagaatttgtagatgtttCTTGTGGTCTGGTGCTGATGCAGATTCTAGGAAAGCTTCTATCTCTTGGGAGCAATTGTGCTTCCCTAAGAGTTATGGAGGGTGGAATCTTAAAGACCTAACTGTGTGGAATAAAGCAGCAGTCCTGAAGCACTGTTGGGCTTTAGCTTTGAAGCAGGATAGGCTTTGGGTGAGGTGGATTCATGCTTATTATATTCAGCATAGAGACTTCTGGACTATGCCAATTCCTAATGGTTTAACTTGGTCATTGAGGAAAATTTGGCATAATAGAGAAGTGTTTCTGCAGGCAAATGGAGTGGATCAGTTTGTGCAGGCTGGTAAATTCAGAATTCAGAAAATGTATAAGTTTCTTCATCCAGTTGGAGCTCAGGTGGGATGGAAGAGATTGATTTGTAATAGCCATGCTAGTCCAAAGAGTACCTTCATTATGTGGCtagcagtgcagaacagattAGCTACAAAAGACAGATTGATAAGATGGCAGCTGAGTATTGATGGTACTTGTGGGCTGTGTCAGTTGGAAAGTGAAAGCTTGGAGCACTTGTTCTTCTCTTGCTCCTATTCTCAGAAGATTTGGAAACAGGTTCTCCTTTCTCTAGGTGTGACTAGAACTGTGTTGCCTTGGCATGAGGAGGTTCAGATTGCAGTGAAGAAAAGCAGAAGTAAACAGAAGCAAGCCTGCAAGTATAGCATAGCTTTCATTGAGTCAGTGTACTGTGTTTGGTTGCAAAGAAACTCTAAGGTTTTTAGGGATCATGTTGATCCAGTCAAAACTGTTGTTAGCAAcattatgtttaatgttgagtgtAGATGTCAGTAGTAGCTTTTGTGTGCTTTAGCTAGCTTGTGTGGTTAGCTGGGTGCTTTGTTGTTTCTGTTGGACAGTTGGTGTTTTCAGAGTTTGTTAATACTCTGATTACTTGGTAAATAAAGCTcattattatttgccaaaaaaacaaACGTgggttaaattataattaattaattttaatcaactgaaaataataaagggatttaaaattaattttatgggagctttaaaatttaattaaatttgtaagtttccggttggactaggaaatacaattttacgtttaaaattagtaaagcatgtatattcttggttttagtgggagattttagtcattaaactcatgattaggtctttattcctttaaggttaaaacaactcaattagaactaataaggttgaataatttgtagattgttggaacctttgattagtagttgcaaatgtttatgtgatgcatattttctactaacttgctatgtgggccattcattgaaaaatgaatgtatgaatggtatattgtaaatgtactattttgcaggttgtggaaagtgactagtatggcccaaatagaatagtaaatatggtctgcgtaccattagtttgaatgtaaaattggtctaatgcaccaaagtttttatttaaatatggtctgcgtaccatcaaatagttgtaattattttaattatagcatatcctatttgaagaaaatgacgcctcccatggtgaaattcaagacggagtttccaatccattttgaAGACGGActagatgaagtcgggccatactagatcacatttaaatcttatgaaTGTTTAggatatttattgctttaaatatgtcttgatattatgcatgagattgtggcttgagtatgttgcatgattaaggattttagttcacttaaaatctaaccaacatagtaagatccctaagttccaaactttaaaattgagttaaaaggtgcaattccaaaataacacttacttggataacctttacatccaTCTAGTAATAGTtatccgccatagcgaggtgttacttattgattctaaagcgGTAAGGTACACAATGTTGTGAGTATATTTGTCGATCAATTAGTGAtatttttccgccatagcgaggtgtcgCTTCTGATAGTAGTACACAATTAGTTGTGAGTACgtaatattttagaattaagtcgaattgtgcttaatttttcaatgattttggAGTCTTGGAtacattttattcacacctgccggaactaaatatttcgaataaaatgctaatgacttgtttaaattgcatgattgctttaattttcaagttattactaatgataaatgtttagactttgcatgcttcaatgtatgtttttaattaatgtttataattaaatatcttccaCTGCACTAAATCCTTTTAtaaaggtaacaataaatttcctcgattggtaatgaatccaagaacgattcacggaaatgagagaaaatgagcaatttaaaatgtacgtttcttatagagacttttatggttgtgttttactaacaaagtcgaatggcaaaccaattggtgcttgtagattcaaaatacaatgtagttttgagatcataaagcattgagtttaaacactgaaatttaccaatggttaacaaattaatatctttgtccatttatttctcgaacgagtctagtccctagacattcgaatagatcgatgcttagagaactttagaagcttctggtaagatcatctagttgaagcgaaatattcaacataaataaaatggtaagaactttgttagagtgacattggacatgtctaacaaagtataaaagtcaatacatataggaaaacaaggaacaagtgaaaggaacttacaattccgtttctacatataagtttatgtttaaagaaaagtaaccttgcaatcaaacttccttggtatcatataccgcttgaggctcttacttcagtaataactcaaacgatGGAAGCttggctacactaatgacctacaagtgggaaatgaagcatggcaatgctatattagttgtagggtcatctagtttgttttaaatccTCTCAAGGCAGGAACTTAAtgtctattttgttccataatcggaatacctaaatttttgtttcaaacacagaaagacttggatgaaaagtaaacaaaaacaatgtgcgtttgtttgtttgaatgaaatggtcatttacgggttgagtcatgtatgcttgattaaaagaaacaactctttaacaataagaactttactaggttcatatcaatctcttgatttgagttccactaatctttggcattgttacttagacaatgtcaacaagttaacattctaaagatatattttgatggacttttgaaagttgattgatttctagatcattcaagacgagctagtcttacttgttgaaagtagcaaaagaaatgaactattgttagaactcctagacaatagagttcaaagctaaagaaagatttttatgactttattatttcatatggttttgagtgaattatggatttatttactcaaagtgatataagtttgaatctgtttccctagttcaaagattaatagaaaagtataaaaacgcccacttggtaagaaatcataaagatctaggttagatcatgttgatgattacttatatCAAGAATGATCaacaatgattgtgtgttgtaatttcacaatctagctccataagatattgtTTATctaattggaatgatcgaagtcaattagtacttgatttgatcaatgatgaatcataaagattttcctataatttctaaacaaaatgctcaactaccaccaagctaaaccaaattcgtcaaagttaTTGAAAAGTATTTTTAGAATATCTTTCCAAtaaaatacatatatatatatatatatatatatatatatatatatatatatatatatatatatatatatatatatatatatatatatctaaagagttgctaaactcagtgggagcttagtgtttgttattcgacaaactaaggcccaggcatagatatatgtttcattgtgaattattcaaatgagacacaagggtaatctttctaccacgaatttttgagaatacaatgtttgtttgctcgaaataatgtccttttgtagattcgtttccaaaatgacaagtgggagaaaatagacctcgaaaggtcttcgaggcgaaaaacaaacataaacggacattcccgaggcttttcgaagttctttagaaaattcgaacacttattctttaaggactttagaagtggctttaaagaacagacatctcttagaagactttacaagtgcttcaaggagaatagaatattcaaaggactttcaagtggctattgatattctactgtttgatgttctatacccatgtaggcatagagttcaggtcactgaagctataagatt encodes:
- the LOC130471887 gene encoding uncharacterized protein, producing the protein MQGVIGTGVNCSQSGFIPGRSISDNILLACELVKCYSRKHVSPRCMIKVDLKKAYDSLEWPFLKTMLSELGFPVKFVNWVMQCLYSVSYSILINGCPTKPIPAKKGLRQGDPISPYLFALGMEYLSRCLAALAEDTNFSYHPRCKKLDLTHMMFADDLLMFSRADEGAVKALFDAFTKFSLASGLEANLHKSEVYLAGVSDHVASNIVNSIGVPQGSFPFRYLGVPLTTRKLSFTDCKPLIDRTVARIKSWTSKFLSYAGRLQLVKSVLFGIQLYWCQIFVMPKKVMKEIQRICRCFLWSGADADSRKASISWEQLCFPKSYGGWNLKDLTVWNKAAVLKHCWALALKQDRLWVRWIHAYYIQHRDFWTMPIPNGLTWSLRKIWHNREVFLQANGVDQFVQAGKFRIQKMYKFLHPVGAQVGWKRLICNSHASPKSTFIMWLAVQNRLATKDRLIRWQLSIDGTCGLCQLESESLEHLFFSCSYSQKIWKQVLLSLGVTRTVLPWHEEVQIAVKKSRSKQKQACKYSIAFIESVYCVWLQRNSKVFRDHVDPVKTVVSNIMFNVECRCQ